A window of Bacteroidota bacterium contains these coding sequences:
- a CDS encoding NupC/NupG family nucleoside CNT transporter: MDIVSILRGILGIGVLLGIAFLLSNNKKKVDWRLVSGGLSIQFVLAIFLIKGDDMATFFAPLGWVKDFFSWVSSFFVIILQYSEKGASFVFGNLAISPGKEGSLGFFFAFQVLPTIIFFAALMAILYYLGIMQKVVQAMAWVMAKIMGTSGAESLSCTANIFVGQTEAPLIIKPYLDKMTKSEMLTVMTGGMATIAGGVMAAYIQMLGQSYSAAKGISITEGQFLFAKQLLSASVLAAPAALLISKIIFPEVEEPATRGVVKLSVEKNGSNVIEAASNGAIDGLQLAINVGGMLIAFICLIALFNGMLGWVGDITGLSAIMQDQYGKPLSFELLIGFILQPVAFAIGIPFEDALNFGSLLGTKTVLNEFVAYLELSRMVEMKEMINPKVIFMSSYALCGFANFSSIAIQVGGIGALAPHRKADLAQLGIKAVIGGTLSTLLSATIAGIFF; this comes from the coding sequence ATGGATATAGTTTCAATACTTCGTGGAATTCTTGGTATCGGTGTGCTCCTTGGCATTGCTTTTCTCCTTTCTAACAACAAGAAAAAAGTTGACTGGCGTCTCGTCAGCGGAGGGCTATCAATACAGTTTGTTCTCGCCATCTTCCTCATTAAGGGAGATGATATGGCAACATTTTTTGCCCCGCTCGGCTGGGTAAAAGATTTTTTTAGCTGGGTCAGCTCTTTCTTTGTCATTATCCTTCAGTACTCCGAAAAAGGTGCCTCTTTCGTTTTCGGAAACCTTGCTATCAGCCCCGGTAAGGAAGGAAGTCTTGGATTCTTTTTTGCTTTCCAGGTGTTGCCTACAATAATTTTCTTTGCCGCCCTGATGGCAATTCTCTATTACCTCGGAATCATGCAAAAAGTGGTACAGGCAATGGCTTGGGTGATGGCGAAAATAATGGGCACCAGTGGTGCAGAATCGCTTTCATGTACTGCAAATATTTTCGTGGGCCAAACCGAGGCACCACTTATAATAAAGCCTTATTTGGACAAAATGACTAAAAGTGAAATGCTCACGGTAATGACCGGAGGTATGGCGACCATCGCCGGCGGCGTGATGGCGGCTTATATTCAAATGCTTGGGCAGTCGTATTCTGCGGCAAAAGGTATATCTATCACAGAGGGGCAGTTCCTGTTTGCTAAACAGCTATTGAGTGCTTCCGTGCTGGCAGCTCCTGCAGCACTTCTCATCTCAAAAATTATTTTCCCGGAAGTTGAAGAACCTGCAACCCGTGGTGTGGTTAAACTTAGTGTTGAGAAAAACGGCTCCAATGTCATAGAGGCTGCTTCAAATGGAGCAATAGACGGTCTTCAGCTCGCAATTAATGTTGGAGGTATGCTGATTGCATTTATTTGCCTGATTGCGCTCTTTAACGGAATGTTGGGATGGGTCGGTGACATTACAGGATTGAGCGCCATCATGCAGGATCAGTATGGTAAACCACTCAGTTTTGAGTTATTGATTGGTTTCATACTTCAACCGGTTGCGTTCGCTATTGGTATCCCTTTTGAAGATGCACTTAACTTTGGAAGTCTGCTCGGGACAAAAACGGTTCTTAATGAATTTGTAGCTTACCTTGAGCTTTCGCGTATGGTTGAGATGAAGGAGATGATCAATCCTAAGGTAATTTTTATGTCTTCGTACGCCCTTTGTGGATTTGCCAACTTCTCGTCAATCGCAATTCAGGTTGGTGGAATCGGTGCTCTTGCTCCACACAGAAAAGCTGATCTTGCTCAGCTCGGCATCAAAGCTGTAATTGGTGGAACTCTTTCCACACTTCTCTCGGCAACTATTGCAGGAATATTTTTCTAA
- a CDS encoding glycosyltransferase, with protein sequence MQLFYLIVIIFFLLAYFLFVTGLIRSGKSVRTRKVKSPPGNFSIIIAARNEEKKIPALLKSLQKLDFPAENFEILICDDGSTDRTREIVYSFLPSFTNLQLIDHDPNDPPGKRNALEKGIAKAKFDRIMITDADCVVQPDWLKETDLYFTGDTQFLIGIAPLIRDHGFFNALSCFENLRSFLLISASFGWGHPVSATARNMGFLKSVFHNEGGYESTRKSLGGDDDLLLKNFLDKGYKINFCPSPEAAVFSNTNHQPKAYLKQKARHTAASKFYSNLSKWILVFWHLPNLYAQSSILLLPWFPEVVYTFIIKISLDTFLVLALQKKLNHNFSLPGIIFYQIFYEIFLIINYFASRFTKFNWK encoded by the coding sequence TTGCAACTTTTCTACCTGATCGTAATTATCTTTTTTCTTCTCGCGTACTTCCTTTTTGTTACAGGACTTATAAGGTCGGGAAAGTCAGTGCGAACCAGGAAAGTAAAATCTCCTCCGGGGAATTTTTCAATAATTATCGCCGCAAGAAATGAAGAAAAAAAAATTCCGGCTCTGCTGAAGTCACTGCAAAAACTGGACTTCCCTGCTGAAAATTTCGAAATTCTGATTTGTGACGATGGATCAACCGACCGAACCCGCGAAATCGTATATTCATTTCTGCCCTCTTTCACGAATCTTCAACTAATTGATCACGATCCAAATGATCCTCCCGGTAAACGAAATGCGCTTGAAAAAGGAATCGCAAAAGCAAAATTTGACAGGATCATGATAACCGATGCCGACTGTGTTGTCCAACCAGACTGGTTGAAAGAGACCGACCTCTATTTTACAGGTGATACACAATTTCTGATAGGCATCGCACCATTAATCAGAGACCACGGTTTTTTTAATGCTCTCTCCTGCTTCGAGAATCTCAGATCCTTTTTACTGATCTCGGCATCATTTGGCTGGGGACACCCAGTATCGGCGACCGCCAGAAACATGGGTTTTCTAAAAAGTGTTTTTCACAATGAGGGTGGATATGAGTCCACCAGAAAATCACTCGGTGGTGATGACGACCTTCTGTTGAAAAATTTTCTCGATAAAGGATACAAAATCAATTTTTGTCCCTCACCGGAAGCCGCAGTATTTTCAAATACTAATCATCAGCCAAAAGCGTATTTGAAACAAAAAGCCAGACATACTGCCGCATCAAAATTCTATTCGAACTTGTCGAAATGGATACTCGTTTTTTGGCATCTGCCCAATCTGTACGCGCAATCTTCAATCCTGTTGCTCCCCTGGTTCCCGGAGGTGGTGTACACTTTTATCATCAAAATTTCACTGGACACATTTCTGGTACTGGCTCTGCAAAAAAAATTAAATCACAATTTTTCCCTCCCTGGAATCATTTTCTACCAGATTTTCTATGAAATTTTCTTGATAATTAACTATTTTGCATCTCGTTTTACAAAATTTAATTGGAAATAG
- a CDS encoding alginate export family protein gives MRYFTLLLVAFLFFAPLSFGQLTVKFNGELRTRLEVDELDFNANTGFHHYINNRARLGTVISNNDDLEFVFRIIDARVFGQETSVQSNSANLDLNEGYLKIKKGNWEFLLGRQEARYNNARMIGQSDWGNTPITFDGATVRYAGKGYQISAFAFRVADKQLVGDSLDQNLFGVFSEFRLADNLKLNPFVMFDRRVPVENLARLTLGVNLTGSFGPLSHDIDFAYQTGNIKTNKEMDISAFLAAINLEFSFQVQSKAALGAGFAYYSGDKDAADNKYEVFDNSYATKHAYLGDMDYFKVVPASTYNLGITDIYGYYKMALAEWLAGKLSGHLFGSAQPYKLSTGTESNAFGTEIDLAFMAKYNEYLNFNFGAATFLPGDIFKEKKGQDTAFWFYAGFHLNLK, from the coding sequence ATGCGATATTTTACCCTTTTATTAGTTGCATTTCTGTTTTTTGCTCCTCTTTCGTTTGGGCAATTAACTGTAAAATTTAATGGAGAACTGAGGACCAGACTCGAAGTGGATGAACTCGATTTTAACGCTAACACTGGTTTCCATCACTACATCAACAACAGAGCAAGGCTGGGTACCGTCATCAGCAATAATGACGATCTCGAATTTGTTTTCCGTATTATCGATGCGAGAGTTTTCGGACAGGAAACATCGGTTCAGTCGAATTCGGCAAATCTCGATCTCAATGAAGGTTATCTGAAAATCAAAAAAGGCAACTGGGAATTCCTGCTTGGAAGACAGGAAGCAAGATACAACAACGCCAGAATGATAGGACAATCAGATTGGGGAAACACCCCCATCACTTTCGATGGAGCCACTGTCAGATATGCCGGAAAAGGTTATCAGATTTCTGCTTTCGCTTTCAGAGTTGCCGATAAACAACTGGTTGGTGACAGTCTTGATCAAAATCTCTTTGGAGTATTCTCTGAGTTCCGACTCGCAGACAATCTTAAACTGAACCCGTTTGTAATGTTCGACCGGAGAGTCCCTGTTGAAAATCTCGCACGACTTACTCTCGGTGTCAATTTGACAGGATCATTTGGTCCCCTTTCGCATGACATCGATTTTGCCTACCAAACCGGCAATATTAAAACAAACAAGGAAATGGATATTTCGGCTTTTCTCGCTGCCATAAATCTGGAGTTTTCATTCCAGGTCCAGTCTAAAGCTGCCCTCGGTGCAGGATTCGCATACTATTCGGGTGACAAAGATGCAGCCGATAACAAGTATGAGGTATTTGACAACTCCTATGCAACGAAACATGCCTATCTCGGTGATATGGATTATTTCAAAGTTGTACCTGCTTCCACTTACAATCTTGGTATAACCGATATTTACGGTTACTATAAAATGGCGCTTGCTGAATGGCTTGCAGGTAAACTCAGCGGTCACCTCTTCGGTTCTGCACAACCATATAAGCTTTCAACCGGAACCGAAAGCAACGCCTTCGGAACTGAAATTGATCTCGCATTTATGGCAAAATACAATGAATACCTGAATTTCAATTTTGGAGCTGCCACCTTCCTGCCCGGAGATATCTTCAAAGAGAAAAAAGGTCAGGATACAGCTTTCTGGTTTTATGCCGGTTTTCACCTGAATCTTAAATAA
- a CDS encoding 16S rRNA (uracil(1498)-N(3))-methyltransferase, with amino-acid sequence MSHFAGQELFRCNIGMDNGDLVLTGNDIRHITRVMRHKAGDIIHVTSGDGIILRVKIVSGSDDLIKVMSLERFECQNKLSNIEIAIPRLKSSDKIELVIEKLVETGFTKFVFFESENCIGKGFKLDRWEKIAISASKQSFNPFNVELRSVSKFDDLFKNGREVIGFDLEAENSFAGFQPERGVNYTLVTGPEGGLSKKELTKFREGNIFQLTGNRLRSETAILYSAFLITRFY; translated from the coding sequence ACTCTTCCGGTGTAACATCGGGATGGATAACGGGGACTTGGTTCTTACAGGAAACGATATCAGGCATATCACGCGGGTGATGCGTCATAAGGCAGGTGATATCATTCATGTAACTTCGGGTGATGGCATCATTTTAAGAGTGAAAATAGTTTCAGGATCAGATGATCTGATTAAAGTGATGTCTCTTGAGCGATTTGAGTGTCAAAATAAACTCTCCAATATCGAGATTGCAATTCCGAGACTAAAAAGCAGCGATAAAATTGAACTGGTTATCGAGAAACTGGTTGAGACGGGATTTACAAAATTTGTATTCTTCGAATCTGAGAATTGCATCGGGAAAGGATTCAAACTCGACCGGTGGGAAAAAATTGCAATCTCCGCATCCAAGCAGTCATTTAATCCATTTAATGTGGAATTACGCTCAGTGAGTAAATTTGATGATCTTTTCAAAAATGGGAGAGAAGTGATTGGATTTGATCTGGAGGCTGAAAACAGTTTTGCCGGTTTTCAGCCTGAACGGGGAGTAAATTACACACTTGTTACAGGACCCGAAGGCGGACTGAGTAAAAAAGAACTTACAAAATTCCGTGAAGGAAATATTTTTCAACTCACCGGCAACCGGTTGAGAAGTGAGACGGCAATTCTCTATTCCGCTTTTCTGATTACCAGATTTTACTAA
- a CDS encoding aldo/keto reductase, with amino-acid sequence MKFELRDFGFTGLKVSPLGFGAGRIGGKEMTDKKVEKLLNSVLDLGINLIDTARSYGESEHRIGKFLHNRRQEFILSTKIGYDVEGTQDWTYDSIIKGVEKALRILQTDYIDIVHLHSCNKDILEKGEVIEALTRMTQEGKVRVPAYSGDNDPLEFAIYSDSFAAFQSSINVCDQKTINSFLHPAKQKYMGVIAKRPLANFAWLEKANISDPVVAEYKRRIYEMNIDYGMSLEEVMIRFAAYTYGVDSILIGTNDLSHLKANIKLVQKGKLPDELITRIKSRFDEIGKEWQTLT; translated from the coding sequence ATGAAGTTTGAACTGCGTGATTTTGGGTTCACCGGACTAAAAGTATCGCCTCTCGGTTTTGGTGCAGGCAGAATTGGCGGAAAAGAGATGACAGATAAAAAGGTTGAAAAACTTTTGAATTCAGTACTTGACCTGGGGATTAACCTTATCGATACAGCAAGAAGTTATGGCGAGTCCGAACACAGAATTGGTAAATTCCTTCACAACAGAAGACAGGAGTTTATTCTCTCCACTAAAATCGGATACGATGTCGAAGGAACTCAGGACTGGACATACGACAGTATAATTAAGGGTGTAGAGAAGGCACTCAGAATTCTTCAGACTGATTATATTGATATAGTGCACCTTCACTCGTGCAACAAAGACATACTCGAGAAAGGTGAAGTTATCGAGGCTCTGACCAGAATGACCCAGGAAGGCAAGGTACGCGTTCCTGCTTATTCCGGCGACAATGATCCCCTCGAGTTTGCAATCTATAGCGATTCTTTCGCTGCGTTTCAGTCATCAATAAATGTTTGTGATCAAAAAACAATAAATTCCTTCCTCCACCCTGCCAAACAAAAATATATGGGAGTTATTGCCAAAAGACCTCTCGCAAATTTCGCATGGCTTGAAAAGGCGAATATATCCGATCCGGTTGTTGCAGAGTATAAACGACGCATCTACGAAATGAACATCGATTATGGCATGTCCCTCGAGGAAGTAATGATCCGGTTTGCCGCTTACACTTACGGAGTTGATTCAATCTTGATCGGTACAAATGATTTGAGTCATCTGAAAGCCAACATTAAACTTGTTCAAAAGGGAAAATTACCCGATGAACTCATCACCAGGATCAAGTCAAGATTCGATGAAATTGGAAAAGAGTGGCAAACACTCACCTGA
- a CDS encoding purine-nucleoside phosphorylase, producing MFDFEFYYKDLIDILKKDIKDDIKLSIVLGSGLGKFPETINIIKTWDGDTLPNYPRSTVEGHSGKLILGEINGKKCLVFQGRFHFYEGYQLYETIVPSIITKGLDIPYLLLTNAAGGVDYAFEPGDLMLCTSFIGINIKNEINEVMRVATPDQKNMFLKTPDPDFNDIIIWSALEEKVHLKEGIYWYNKGPTYETPAEIRMVDKFGAHAVGMSTVAEAYWASAHGIKVSCISCITNYAAGLSPHKLSHEDVTVAAKLVENKFNRLVQRIVEYF from the coding sequence ATGTTTGATTTCGAATTTTATTACAAAGACCTGATAGATATCCTAAAAAAGGATATCAAGGATGATATTAAACTCTCAATAGTTCTTGGTTCCGGACTTGGTAAATTCCCGGAAACAATTAATATTATTAAAACATGGGATGGAGACACTCTTCCAAATTACCCCCGGTCCACAGTTGAAGGTCATTCGGGTAAACTGATTCTCGGTGAGATTAACGGGAAGAAGTGCCTGGTATTTCAGGGGCGATTCCATTTTTATGAGGGCTACCAGCTCTATGAGACAATCGTACCTTCAATTATTACAAAAGGTCTGGATATCCCCTATCTTTTGCTTACAAATGCCGCCGGAGGTGTCGACTATGCTTTCGAACCGGGTGATTTGATGCTCTGTACCTCTTTCATCGGAATTAATATCAAGAATGAAATTAATGAAGTCATGAGAGTCGCTACACCTGATCAAAAAAACATGTTTCTTAAGACTCCCGATCCTGATTTTAACGATATTATCATCTGGTCGGCTCTCGAAGAAAAAGTTCACCTGAAAGAGGGAATCTACTGGTATAATAAAGGACCAACCTACGAGACTCCTGCCGAAATTCGGATGGTCGACAAGTTTGGTGCTCACGCGGTAGGAATGTCCACCGTTGCAGAAGCTTATTGGGCTTCAGCTCACGGTATAAAGGTAAGTTGTATATCATGTATTACGAACTATGCGGCAGGTCTTTCACCCCACAAACTTAGCCATGAAGATGTCACTGTTGCTGCGAAACTTGTTGAAAACAAATTTAACAGACTGGTTCAAAGAATAGTAGAATATTTTTAG